In a genomic window of Halostella litorea:
- a CDS encoding 30S ribosomal protein S19e, with the protein MTTLYDVPADALIDALADDLADRVEEPQWAEFAKTGVDRELPPEQDDFYAVRAASLLRKVATDGPVGIERLATEYGGAKRGSNRYRVSPAKRSDGSKNVIRTILQDLEAEDLVETADGEGRRITAEGRSLLDETAGEVLEDLDRPDLERYA; encoded by the coding sequence ATGACAACGCTGTACGACGTGCCGGCGGACGCGCTCATCGACGCGCTCGCCGACGACCTGGCGGACCGAGTCGAGGAACCGCAGTGGGCCGAGTTCGCGAAGACCGGCGTCGACCGCGAGCTGCCCCCCGAACAGGACGACTTCTACGCCGTGCGGGCCGCGAGCCTGCTCCGCAAGGTCGCCACCGACGGCCCGGTCGGCATCGAGCGGCTCGCCACCGAGTACGGCGGCGCGAAGCGCGGCTCGAACCGCTACCGCGTCTCCCCCGCCAAGCGCTCCGACGGCAGCAAGAACGTCATCCGAACCATCCTGCAGGACCTAGAGGCGGAGGACCTCGTCGAGACCGCGGACGGCGAGGGCCGCCGCATCACCGCCGAGGGCCGGAGCCTGCTCGACGAGACGGCCGGCGAGGTGCTTGAGGACCTCGACCGCCCCGACCTCGAACGCTACGCCTAA
- a CDS encoding ABC transporter ATP-binding protein has protein sequence MSDGPAIRTDALTKRYDDTLAVDDLSLSIPAGTVYGFLGPNGAGKTTTMRMLATLVRPTDGTAEVAGHDVRNRDRVTPHIGYLPEEPPLYDELTGREQLEYVAGLRDLPEDEAAERIDSLLARFDLDDDADKRIGEYSKGMRQKTGVIQAVLHRPAVAFLDEPTSGLDPRAARTMRETIAELADREMTVFLSTHILPVVDELADRVGVLHDGRLVAEGAPEELKRQAESGERRSLEDAFLEVTEEPATAD, from the coding sequence ATGAGCGACGGCCCCGCGATCCGCACCGACGCCCTCACGAAACGCTACGACGACACGCTCGCCGTCGACGACCTCTCGCTTTCGATCCCCGCCGGCACCGTGTACGGCTTCCTCGGCCCGAACGGCGCGGGGAAGACGACGACGATGCGCATGCTGGCGACGCTCGTCCGCCCCACCGACGGGACGGCGGAAGTCGCCGGCCACGACGTCCGGAACCGCGACCGCGTGACCCCTCACATCGGCTACCTCCCCGAGGAGCCGCCGCTGTACGACGAACTGACGGGGCGCGAGCAGTTGGAGTACGTCGCCGGGCTCCGCGACCTGCCGGAGGACGAGGCCGCCGAGCGCATCGACAGCCTGCTGGCGCGGTTCGACCTCGACGACGACGCGGACAAGCGGATCGGGGAGTACTCGAAGGGGATGCGACAGAAGACCGGCGTGATCCAGGCCGTCCTCCACCGGCCGGCGGTCGCGTTCCTCGACGAGCCGACCAGCGGGCTGGACCCGCGGGCGGCCCGGACGATGCGGGAGACGATCGCCGAACTCGCGGACCGCGAGATGACCGTCTTCCTCTCGACGCACATCCTCCCGGTCGTCGACGAACTGGCCGACCGCGTCGGCGTCCTCCACGACGGGCGGCTCGTCGCGGAGGGCGCACCGGAGGAGCTGAAACGACAGGCCGAGTCCGGCGAGCGCCGGAGTCTGGAGGACGCGTTCCTGGAGGTCACGGAGGAGCCGGCGACCGCCGACTGA
- a CDS encoding cation:proton antiporter domain-containing protein has protein sequence MMAILSASPDSGPNFLAITALIIGLGVVSQMLAARYRVPSVIFLITAGIVAGPEVLGLFDPDAFGNAVSAIVGVSVAIIVFEGAFNLRIDKLREAPSAAVRLVTIGAVIAFLGTTAAVRFALGAEWGIAMVVGALLVATGPTVVTPILEVVAVRDRVAAVLETEGIVNDVSAAIFAVVAFEALSLSDPTPVDYGYLFVERLGVGLLVGLVVAGVLWYVLSYLDLSPGNAPQTARLLVLAGAIVAFGVASTIRSEAGVAAVATAGVVLGNLDIPYEDDIEEFKGDVTLLVLSFVFIVLAALLDFDKLLALGAGGLVVVLVVTLVLRPLLVFLSTTGDRFTSGEKLFVSFVGPRGIIPASVATLFALELSNAQSAPYNPAGADILVGTVFLIILVTVVFQAGLARQIAEYFEVIPMRVLIVGGGKVGRSLAERLEDRGENVVLIEEDVDIVERSRNEGYTVHHGDGTDTEVLRAAGAENAKIVAAATGDDDANLLVAQLASSKFDVDTVLARANNPDNVDAFEDLGVRTISASMATAWAMDNVIERPGLSNWMTELGRTGDVQEIEVTAEDLVGKTIEMLDDELPNGVLIALVGREGDHHVPDGDFTLRKGDHITFLGRTEAVREALKRCHPHD, from the coding sequence ATGATGGCGATCCTCTCGGCGAGTCCCGACAGCGGGCCGAACTTCCTCGCCATCACCGCGCTGATCATCGGCCTGGGCGTCGTCTCGCAGATGCTCGCCGCGCGCTACCGCGTGCCCAGCGTCATCTTCCTCATCACGGCCGGCATCGTCGCCGGCCCCGAGGTGCTCGGCCTGTTCGACCCCGACGCCTTCGGCAACGCGGTGTCGGCTATCGTCGGCGTCAGCGTCGCCATCATCGTGTTCGAGGGGGCGTTCAACCTCCGGATCGACAAGCTCCGGGAGGCGCCGTCGGCGGCCGTCCGCCTGGTGACGATCGGCGCGGTGATCGCCTTCCTCGGGACGACGGCCGCCGTCCGGTTCGCCCTCGGTGCCGAGTGGGGCATCGCCATGGTCGTCGGGGCGCTGCTCGTCGCGACGGGGCCGACGGTCGTCACGCCCATCCTGGAGGTCGTCGCCGTCCGGGACCGCGTCGCCGCGGTGCTTGAGACCGAGGGGATCGTCAACGACGTGTCCGCGGCCATCTTCGCGGTCGTCGCCTTCGAGGCGCTCTCGCTGTCGGACCCGACGCCGGTCGACTACGGTTACCTGTTCGTCGAGCGGCTCGGCGTGGGGCTGCTGGTCGGGCTGGTCGTCGCGGGCGTGCTGTGGTACGTCCTCAGCTACCTGGACCTCTCGCCGGGCAACGCCCCCCAGACCGCCCGCCTGCTCGTCCTCGCGGGTGCCATCGTCGCCTTCGGCGTCGCGTCGACGATCCGGAGCGAGGCCGGCGTCGCCGCCGTCGCCACCGCGGGGGTCGTGCTGGGGAACCTCGACATCCCCTACGAGGACGACATCGAGGAGTTCAAGGGCGACGTGACGCTGCTTGTCCTCTCTTTCGTCTTCATCGTCCTCGCGGCGCTGCTGGACTTCGACAAGCTCCTGGCGCTCGGCGCCGGCGGCCTCGTCGTGGTCCTCGTGGTGACGCTCGTGTTGCGGCCGCTGCTCGTGTTCCTCTCGACGACCGGGGACCGGTTCACCAGCGGCGAGAAGCTGTTCGTCAGCTTCGTCGGGCCGCGCGGGATCATCCCCGCGTCGGTCGCCACCCTGTTCGCGCTCGAACTGAGCAACGCCCAGTCCGCGCCGTACAACCCGGCCGGCGCGGACATCCTCGTGGGGACCGTCTTCCTCATCATCCTCGTCACCGTCGTGTTCCAGGCCGGGCTCGCCAGGCAGATAGCGGAGTACTTCGAAGTGATACCAATGCGCGTACTCATCGTCGGAGGCGGGAAGGTGGGCCGGTCGCTCGCCGAACGCCTCGAAGACCGGGGAGAGAACGTCGTCCTCATCGAGGAGGACGTCGACATCGTAGAGCGGTCCCGCAACGAGGGATACACCGTCCACCACGGCGACGGCACGGACACGGAGGTGTTGCGCGCCGCCGGGGCGGAAAACGCCAAGATCGTCGCCGCGGCCACGGGCGACGACGACGCGAACCTGCTGGTGGCACAGCTGGCCAGCTCGAAGTTCGACGTCGACACCGTCCTGGCCCGCGCGAACAACCCGGACAACGTCGACGCGTTCGAGGATCTCGGCGTCCGGACCATCTCCGCGTCCATGGCAACCGCGTGGGCGATGGACAACGTCATCGAGCGGCCCGGGCTGTCGAACTGGATGACCGAACTCGGTCGCACGGGCGACGTCCAGGAGATCGAGGTGACCGCCGAGGACCTGGTCGGCAAGACCATCGAGATGCTCGACGACGAACTCCCCAACGGCGTCCTCATCGCCCTGGTCGGCCGGGAGGGGGACCACCACGTGCCCGACGGGGACTTCACGCTCCGGAAGGGTGACCACATCACCTTCCTCGGCCGGACCGAGGCGGTCCGCGAGGCGCTGAAGCGCTGTCACCCGCACGACTGA
- a CDS encoding AMP-dependent synthetase/ligase, protein MAWQDAEREYTDEVIGETPLPRAFEDAVERHGSRPAQRYKGGIYDRALTGTAVDPAPDGEYATLTYDEMRGIVARLSAGFRALGVDPGDRVGMFADTRMEWAQCDYALLSAGAVVTTVYKSSSPAQVRYLLDDPGATGVVVENEELLERVLSVSDALDLRFAIVLDDVGPEHADEEGVYTLDEVYEQGAERFDEDDYASWIDAVEPDDLASLVYTSGTTGQPKGTKLSHRNLRANVNQLRKRYGPRPDKPSDMAVMDEETTTVSYLPLAHIFERTTGHFYPFSSGGCVAYAESPDTLKEDFKTVRPDGATSVPRVYEKIYDAIREQASESDFKERIFEWATEVSRAYYRADKPGYGLRAKLWLADKLVFSDVKAALGGNIRWLSSGGGTLSEELCTLYHGMGLPIYEGYGLTEAAPVVSTNPIEEPKIGTIGPPLPGAEVRLDKSVVPESEFTDTLGDVGELLVRGPNVTEGYWNKPEETDAAFVEAEDGGDPWFRTGDIVQRRPDGYLVFRERAKQIVVLSTGKNVAPTPIEDAFAASDVIEQVMVTGDGEKFIGALVVPNFDALRAAAEREGVDVPDSPEAMCDHEAVREVIEREVEAVNERFEPHERIKRFRLVPEEFTEDNDLLTPSMKKKRGPIRERYDHLVEEMYGDDGTATGRTPEPAD, encoded by the coding sequence ATGGCCTGGCAGGACGCCGAACGCGAGTACACGGACGAGGTGATCGGAGAGACGCCGCTCCCCCGGGCGTTCGAGGACGCCGTCGAACGACACGGGTCGCGCCCGGCCCAGCGGTACAAGGGCGGTATCTACGACCGCGCGCTCACCGGGACGGCGGTCGACCCCGCCCCCGACGGCGAGTACGCGACGCTGACCTACGACGAGATGCGGGGGATCGTCGCGCGGCTGTCGGCGGGGTTCCGGGCGCTGGGCGTCGACCCCGGCGATCGCGTCGGTATGTTCGCCGACACACGGATGGAGTGGGCGCAGTGTGACTACGCGTTGCTCTCGGCCGGCGCAGTCGTGACGACGGTGTACAAGAGCTCCTCGCCCGCCCAGGTGCGCTACCTGCTCGACGACCCCGGCGCGACCGGCGTCGTCGTCGAGAACGAGGAACTGCTGGAGCGGGTGCTGTCGGTCAGCGACGCGCTCGACCTGCGTTTCGCCATCGTGCTCGACGACGTCGGCCCGGAGCACGCCGACGAGGAGGGCGTGTACACGCTGGACGAGGTGTACGAGCAGGGGGCCGAGCGGTTCGACGAGGACGACTACGCGTCGTGGATCGACGCCGTGGAGCCCGACGACCTGGCGAGCCTGGTGTACACGAGCGGGACGACCGGCCAGCCCAAGGGGACGAAGCTCAGCCACCGGAACCTCCGAGCGAACGTCAACCAGCTCCGCAAGCGCTACGGCCCCCGACCCGACAAGCCGAGCGACATGGCGGTCATGGACGAGGAGACGACCACGGTTTCGTACCTCCCGCTCGCCCACATCTTCGAGCGGACGACCGGCCACTTCTACCCCTTCTCCAGCGGCGGTTGTGTGGCCTACGCCGAGAGCCCCGACACGCTGAAGGAGGACTTCAAGACGGTCCGACCCGACGGGGCGACCAGCGTCCCGCGGGTGTACGAGAAGATATACGACGCGATCCGCGAGCAGGCCAGCGAGTCGGACTTCAAGGAGCGGATCTTCGAGTGGGCGACCGAGGTGAGCCGGGCGTACTACCGCGCCGACAAGCCCGGCTACGGCCTCCGGGCGAAGCTGTGGCTGGCCGACAAGCTCGTGTTCAGCGACGTGAAGGCGGCGCTGGGCGGCAACATCCGGTGGCTCTCCAGCGGCGGCGGGACGCTCTCCGAGGAGCTCTGTACCCTCTACCACGGGATGGGGCTGCCGATCTACGAGGGGTACGGGCTCACCGAGGCGGCACCCGTCGTCTCGACGAACCCCATCGAGGAGCCGAAGATAGGCACCATCGGCCCGCCGCTCCCCGGGGCCGAGGTACGGCTGGACAAGTCGGTCGTCCCGGAGTCGGAGTTCACCGACACGCTCGGCGACGTGGGCGAGTTGCTCGTGCGGGGGCCGAACGTGACCGAGGGGTACTGGAACAAGCCCGAGGAGACCGACGCGGCGTTCGTCGAGGCCGAGGACGGCGGCGACCCGTGGTTCCGCACCGGCGACATCGTCCAGCGCCGCCCCGACGGCTACCTCGTCTTCCGCGAGCGGGCCAAACAGATCGTCGTGCTCTCGACGGGGAAAAACGTCGCGCCCACGCCCATCGAGGACGCCTTCGCCGCCAGCGACGTGATAGAGCAGGTGATGGTGACCGGCGACGGCGAGAAGTTCATCGGGGCCCTGGTCGTCCCGAACTTCGATGCGCTGCGCGCCGCCGCCGAGCGGGAGGGCGTCGACGTGCCGGACTCCCCGGAGGCGATGTGCGACCACGAGGCCGTCCGCGAGGTGATCGAACGCGAGGTGGAGGCGGTCAACGAGCGGTTCGAGCCTCACGAGCGCATCAAGCGGTTCCGGCTCGTCCCCGAGGAGTTCACCGAGGACAACGACCTGCTCACCCCCTCGATGAAGAAAAAGCGCGGGCCGATCCGCGAGCGCTACGACCACCTCGTCGAGGAGATGTACGGCGACGACGGGACGGCGACCGGGCGGACGCCGGAACCGGCGGATTGA
- a CDS encoding AMP-dependent synthetase/ligase produces the protein MHWRDAEREYTDEVIGDTTLPRMFEDAAERHRQRPAQRYKGGVYDRSLVGSVLTAAPAGEFRTLSYADMRSIVRNLATGFRDLGVAGGDRVGIYAATRMEWAQCDFALLAAGAAVTTVYRGSSRSQVRYLLDDPDADAVVVEGRDQLDSVLAVEDDLDLSFVVTMDAVDSDRDDVYTLAEVHERGATAYDPDEYESWVDARDPEDLASLIYTSGTTGQPKGVKLTHRNFRSNVNGIRRRYAPRPDREAGGGTIDEETRTVSFLPLAHVFERTAGHFVMFASGACVAYAESPDTLREDFRAVEPTSATSVPRVYEKIYDAIREQASESDLKERIFEWATDVGREYHESDSPGVGLRARKAVADRLVFDQVKDALGGEIEFLISGGGSLSPDLCALYHGMGLPIYEGYGLTETSPVVAVNPPDAPEVGTIGPPLPDVDVRIDDSVVSAEQFADAEGEVGELFVRGPNVTEGYWNKPEETDAAFVEADDGGDPWFRTGDIIQRRHDDYLVFRERAKQLLVLSTGKNVAPAPIEDAFASSDVVEQCLVMGDGEKFVSALLVPNVERVRAWADGEGIDLPEERAALCRDDRVHEFVQAEVDRINERFESHERIKQFRLVPEEFSEDNDLLTPTMKKKRRNILDRFADEIESIYGG, from the coding sequence ATGCATTGGCGGGACGCGGAACGCGAGTACACCGACGAGGTAATCGGGGACACGACGCTGCCGCGGATGTTCGAGGACGCCGCGGAGCGGCACCGGCAGCGCCCGGCCCAGCGGTACAAGGGCGGGGTGTACGACCGCTCGCTCGTCGGCTCCGTCCTCACGGCGGCTCCGGCGGGGGAGTTCCGGACGCTGTCGTACGCCGACATGCGCTCCATCGTGCGGAACCTGGCGACGGGGTTTCGCGACCTCGGCGTCGCCGGGGGCGACCGCGTCGGCATCTACGCCGCCACCCGGATGGAGTGGGCGCAGTGTGACTTCGCCCTGCTCGCCGCCGGCGCGGCCGTGACGACGGTGTACCGCGGGTCGTCGCGGTCGCAGGTGCGCTACCTGCTCGACGACCCGGACGCCGACGCGGTCGTCGTCGAGGGGCGCGACCAGCTCGACTCCGTGCTGGCCGTCGAGGACGATCTGGACCTCTCCTTTGTCGTGACGATGGACGCCGTCGACAGCGACCGCGACGACGTGTACACCCTCGCGGAGGTCCACGAGCGCGGCGCGACGGCGTACGACCCCGACGAGTACGAGTCGTGGGTCGACGCCCGCGACCCCGAGGACCTGGCGAGCCTGATCTACACCTCCGGCACCACCGGCCAGCCGAAGGGGGTGAAGCTCACCCACCGGAACTTCCGGTCGAACGTCAACGGGATCCGCAGGCGGTACGCGCCGCGGCCGGACCGCGAGGCCGGCGGCGGGACCATCGACGAGGAGACCCGGACCGTCTCCTTCCTGCCGCTGGCGCACGTGTTCGAGCGGACCGCGGGCCACTTCGTCATGTTCGCCAGCGGGGCCTGCGTGGCCTACGCCGAGAGCCCCGACACGCTCCGCGAGGACTTCCGGGCCGTCGAACCGACGTCGGCGACGAGCGTGCCGCGGGTGTACGAGAAGATATACGACGCGATCCGCGAGCAGGCCAGCGAGTCGGACCTCAAGGAGCGGATCTTCGAGTGGGCGACCGACGTGGGCCGCGAGTACCACGAAAGCGACAGCCCCGGCGTCGGCCTCCGGGCGCGGAAGGCCGTCGCCGACCGCCTCGTGTTCGACCAGGTGAAGGACGCGCTCGGCGGCGAGATCGAGTTCCTCATCAGCGGCGGCGGGAGCCTCTCGCCGGACCTCTGTGCGCTGTACCACGGGATGGGGCTGCCGATCTACGAGGGGTACGGGCTCACCGAGACGTCGCCGGTCGTCGCCGTCAACCCGCCGGACGCGCCGGAGGTCGGCACCATCGGGCCGCCCCTGCCGGACGTGGACGTGCGGATCGACGACTCGGTCGTCTCCGCGGAGCAGTTCGCCGACGCCGAGGGGGAGGTCGGCGAACTGTTCGTCCGGGGACCGAACGTGACCGAGGGATACTGGAACAAGCCCGAGGAGACCGACGCGGCGTTCGTCGAGGCTGACGACGGCGGCGACCCGTGGTTCCGCACCGGCGACATCATCCAGCGCCGCCACGACGACTACCTCGTCTTCCGCGAGCGGGCCAAGCAACTGCTCGTCCTCTCGACGGGGAAAAACGTCGCGCCGGCCCCCATCGAGGACGCCTTCGCCTCCAGCGACGTGGTCGAGCAGTGTCTGGTGATGGGGGACGGCGAGAAGTTCGTCAGCGCCCTGCTGGTGCCGAACGTCGAGCGGGTGCGGGCGTGGGCCGACGGGGAGGGGATCGACCTGCCCGAGGAGCGCGCCGCCCTCTGTCGGGACGACCGGGTCCACGAGTTCGTCCAGGCGGAGGTCGACCGGATCAACGAGCGGTTCGAGTCCCACGAGCGGATCAAGCAGTTCCGCCTCGTCCCCGAGGAGTTCTCCGAGGACAACGACCTGCTCACGCCGACGATGAAGAAGAAACGCCGGAACATCCTCGACCGGTTCGCCGACGAGATAGAGTCGATCTACGGCGGATAG
- a CDS encoding MBL fold metallo-hydrolase — protein MEAGDVRRVTAGDCTDLYYVDTGMYDTAEYGSVYVVDDERPAIVDTGIGTNYERVLAALEEAGVAPEELAVIAVTHVHLDHAGGAGFLADACPNAEVYVHERGARHLADPSRLWEGTKRAVGDQIEFYTEPDPVPEDRITEITDGDAIDLGEHALVAHHAPGHAPHQVVFEDPANDAVFTADAAGIWVPSIDEVRETTPPPQFDLEAALADAEMLVAMEPETLLFAHFGPVEADGLLTEYTDVLTDWVGAVERKRAELDDDGAVVDHFVEHTSMDRVWGERKARGETAMNVRGVLAYLDREDGA, from the coding sequence ATGGAAGCGGGAGACGTTCGGCGGGTGACCGCGGGCGACTGTACGGACCTGTACTACGTCGACACCGGGATGTACGACACCGCGGAGTACGGGTCGGTGTACGTGGTCGACGACGAGCGGCCGGCGATAGTCGACACCGGGATCGGGACGAACTACGAGCGCGTGCTGGCGGCCCTGGAGGAGGCCGGCGTCGCCCCCGAGGAACTGGCGGTGATCGCGGTCACGCACGTCCACCTCGACCACGCCGGCGGTGCGGGCTTCCTCGCGGACGCCTGCCCGAACGCGGAGGTGTACGTCCACGAGCGCGGCGCGCGCCACCTCGCGGACCCCTCGCGGCTGTGGGAGGGGACGAAACGGGCGGTCGGCGACCAGATCGAGTTCTACACGGAGCCCGACCCGGTGCCGGAGGACCGGATCACCGAGATCACCGACGGCGACGCGATCGACCTCGGCGAGCACGCGCTGGTCGCCCACCACGCGCCGGGCCACGCCCCCCACCAGGTCGTGTTCGAGGACCCCGCGAACGACGCGGTCTTCACCGCCGACGCGGCGGGCATCTGGGTGCCCTCCATCGACGAGGTGCGGGAGACGACGCCGCCGCCGCAGTTCGACCTGGAGGCGGCGCTGGCCGACGCCGAGATGCTGGTGGCGATGGAGCCGGAGACGCTGCTCTTTGCCCACTTCGGCCCCGTCGAGGCCGACGGCCTGCTCACCGAGTACACCGACGTGCTCACCGACTGGGTCGGGGCCGTCGAGCGGAAGCGCGCGGAACTGGACGACGACGGGGCGGTGGTCGACCACTTCGTCGAGCACACGTCGATGGACCGCGTGTGGGGCGAGCGGAAGGCCCGCGGCGAGACGGCGATGAACGTCCGCGGCGTGCTGGCGTACCTGGACCGCGAGGACGGCGCGTGA